One region of Quercus lobata isolate SW786 chromosome 2, ValleyOak3.0 Primary Assembly, whole genome shotgun sequence genomic DNA includes:
- the LOC115977817 gene encoding protein kish-like codes for MSALFNFHSFLTVVLLVICTCTFLKMQFPTFLEQKTGFRGFFWKAARIGERLSPWVAAGCFTMGVSIIFF; via the exons ATG TCAGCGCTTTTTAATTTCCATTCGTTTTTGACGGTGGTGCTGCTAGTGATTTGCACGTGCACTTTTCTGAAGATGCAGTTCCCAACCTTTCTTGAACAGAAAACCGG GTTTCGGGGATTCTTTTGGAAGGCAGCTAGAATTG GTGAACGTTTGAGCCCTTGGGTAGCTGCAGGATGCTTCACTATGGGTGtttcaatcatatttttctgA